From the Phyllopteryx taeniolatus isolate TA_2022b chromosome 16, UOR_Ptae_1.2, whole genome shotgun sequence genome, one window contains:
- the aspdh gene encoding aspartate dehydrogenase domain-containing protein: MAAGSSSLHIGIVGFGNLGQFLVERITKDGAPLGLALAFVWNRNTEKLKGLVPDELVLGNLSSFADRQCDVIVEVCHPRVVKEFGVHFLSRSHFMVGSPSALADHDLNEKLRQAARLNGRTLYIPSGALWGGQDIQRLNDSGALQALFIRMSKHPSCFRLTGDVLSEWTEGEGRRVLFSGSVAELCPLAPNNVNTMAAAALAAGKLGFNGVQGEIVSDTALSDFHVVEVEVTGPGGFSVHTVRKNPARLGAVTGSATYNSFWNSLLVCKGHGGQVYLC, from the exons ATGGCAGCAGGATCCTCTTCCCTGCATATTGGAATTGTAGGATTTGGAAATTTAG GACAGTTCTTAGTGGAGAGAATCACTAAAGATGGAGCCCCTCTAGGATTAGCTCTGGCTTTTGTTTGGAACCGAAATACTGAGAAACTGAAAGGTTTAGTCCCAGATGAGCTTGTATTGGGTAACCTGTCATCCTTCGCAGACAG GCAATGTGATGTCATTGTGGAAGTGTGCCATCCTCGGGTGGTGAAAGAATTTGGGGTCCACTTCCTGTCTCGCTCACATTTTATG GTCGGCTCCCCCTCGGCCCTTGCTGATCACGACCTGAATGAGAAGCTTCGTCAGGCGGCGCGGCTGAATGGAAGAACGCTCTACATCCCCAGTGGCGCGTTGTGGGGAGGTCAGGACATCCAGAGGTTGAATGATAGCGGGGCATTGCAG GCTTTATTCATAAGGATGTCCAAGCATCCATCCTGCTTCCGGCTAACAGGAGATGTCCTCTCTGAGTGGACAGAGGGGGAAGGGAGGCGGGTTTTATTTAGCGGCTCGGTGGCGGAGCTGTGCCCTCTCGCTCCCAACAATGTCAACACTATGGCGGCGGCGGCACTGGCTGCAGGGAAGCTCGGCTTTAACGGCGTTCAGGGAGAGATCGTGTCTGACACGGC GTTGAGTGACTTTCATgtggtggaggtggaggtgacAGGGCCTGGTGGTTTCTCAGTGCACACGGTGAGGAAGAATCCAGCCCGTCTGGGTGCTGTAACCGGTAGTGCAACATACAACTCATTTTGGAATAGTTTACTTG TTTGCAAAGGTCACGGGGGTCAGGTTTATTTGTGCTGA
- the tmem86b gene encoding lysoplasmalogenase produces MDIFETDAYDRRQRRNTSRALLFSLTPFFLASAVYFYLWTPDSPASIILAGVKSAPALLLAVAVLSWNGGQSVLGVVGGLVLSAVGDCCLVWPELFLHGMAAFALAHLLYSVTFLSSRYEPYSSSSSWTGLLYLILVVIAGGVYTYLFPFLQKNPNSDLITPAVGVYIVLITIMAILAIRTRRAFTLLGSLSFMVSDLVLALQEFKVTASVEYSNTVVMVTYYLAQLLISVGDMRAVENKNDFEKWKRS; encoded by the exons ATGGACATCTTTGAGACAGATGCTTATGACAGGCGGCAGAGAAGAAATACG TCCCGCgctctgctcttctctctcacaCCTTTCTTTTTGGCCTCAGCTGTGTACTTCTACCTGTGGACTCCAGACTCCCCAGCATCCATCATACTGGCGGGTGTCAAATCGGCACCGGCGCTTCTGCTGGCCGTGGCAGTGCTGAGCTGGAATGGAGGTCAGAGTGTACTGGGTGTGGTGGGAGGACTTGTCCTCTCAGCTGTGGGCGACTGCTGCCTGGTGTGGCCTGAGCTTTTCCTCCATG GAATGGCTGCATTTGCACTGGCTCATCTTCTCTACTCCGTCACCTTTCTCTCATCCCGTTATGAGCCatattcatcctcctcctcatggACTGGCCTGCTATATCTGATCCTGGTTGTGATTGCAGGAGGTGTTTACACATACTTGTTTCCATTTTTGCAGAAGAACCCAAACTCAGACCTCATAACTCCTGCTGTGGGGGTCTACATTGTCTTAATCACAATCATGGCAATATTAGCCATCAGGACCCGTCGTGCATTTACACTATTAGGAAGTTTGTCCTTCATGGTGTCTGACCTTGTGTTGGCTTTGCAAGAGTTTAAGGTGACAGCATCTGTGGAATACAGTAACactgttgtcatggtgacataTTACTTAGCGCAACTACTAATTAGTGTGGGGGACATGAGGGcagtggaaaacaaaaatgattttgaaaaatgGAAGAGGTCCTAG
- the hspbp1 gene encoding hsp70-binding protein 1 isoform X1, with amino-acid sequence MAEDGQNRRYPQNLQGVLQLAIDAGSGAEGPAPVEPISEERSAWLREALADVCKGQMDEVEQMKQCLAVLNKEELNGEGDRDEEDEDERESAFELLSDLCENLDNARDLMVLGGLDVCVSKYLCHAQSRLRRSAAQLIATCAQNMPQVQDHLLKMSTLPKLLQLTDSDPHPTVRVKALYAVSCLVREKDTGMEAFLSHDGFSVLMRGMQSEHEKLQTKSAFLLFNLLTSHPEQKDTVVSMGMVQQLVSVLRCPHSPFHEHVLGVLCCLVEDCVKGLKDCRDPSLGLEELLRLRARELQGQEESQEELEFCERLRVACFRGHQPDDHGMDR; translated from the exons ATGGCAGAAGACGGACAAAATAGAAGATACCCTCAGAATCTTCAGGGGGTCCTGCAGTTGGCAATCGATGCTGGCTCCGGTGCAGAGGGGCCTGCTCCTGTCGAACCCATTTCGGAGGAG AGGAGTGCGTGGCTAAGGGAGGCTCTCGCAGATGTCTGCAAAGGGCAGATGGATGAAGTGGAGCAGATGAAGCAGTGCTTGGCTGTCCTGAACAAGGAGGAGCTGAACGGTGAGGGGGATAGggatgaggaagatgaagatgagcGGGAATCAGCCTTTGAGTTGCTGTCAGATTTGTGTGAGAACCTTGACAATGCCAGAg ACCTGATGGTTCTGGGAGGCCTGGATGTGTGCGTGTCCAAATATTTGTGTCATGCCCAAAGTAGGCTGAGGCGGAGCGCTGCTCAGCTGATCGCTACCTGTGCCCAGAACATGCCACAAGTGCAGGATCACTTGCTAAAGATGAGCACTTTACCAAAGCTTCTACAGCTGACAGACTCAGACCCCCATCCCACAGTCAGAGTCAAAGCCCTTTATGCAGTCTCAT GTCTGGTCCGAGAGAAGGACACGGGAATGGAGGCCTTTTTGTCCCATGATGGCTTCTCAGTGCTAATGAGAGGCATGCAGTCAGAACATGAGAAGCTCCAGACCAAGTCGGCGTTCCTTCTGTTCAACCTGCTGACGTCACATCCTGAACAAAAAG ACACAGTGGTCTCCATGGGGATGGTGCAGCAGCTGGTCTCGGTGCTGCGTTGTCCACACTCACCTTTTCATGAGCACGTGCTTGGTGTTCTTTGCTG CCTGGTGGAAGACTGTGTGAAGGGGCTCAAAGATTGTAGGGATCCATCTCTCGGTCTCGAAGAGTTACTGCGACTGCGCGCCAGAGAACTCCAAGGCCAAGAAGAAAGTCAG GAAGAGCTGGAATTCTGTGAACGCTTAAGGGTGGCTTGTTTCCGTGGACACCAGCCCGATGACCATGGGATGGACCGCTGA
- the hspbp1 gene encoding hsp70-binding protein 1 isoform X2: MDEVEQMKQCLAVLNKEELNGEGDRDEEDEDERESAFELLSDLCENLDNARDLMVLGGLDVCVSKYLCHAQSRLRRSAAQLIATCAQNMPQVQDHLLKMSTLPKLLQLTDSDPHPTVRVKALYAVSCLVREKDTGMEAFLSHDGFSVLMRGMQSEHEKLQTKSAFLLFNLLTSHPEQKDTVVSMGMVQQLVSVLRCPHSPFHEHVLGVLCCLVEDCVKGLKDCRDPSLGLEELLRLRARELQGQEESQEELEFCERLRVACFRGHQPDDHGMDR; this comes from the exons ATGGATGAAGTGGAGCAGATGAAGCAGTGCTTGGCTGTCCTGAACAAGGAGGAGCTGAACGGTGAGGGGGATAGggatgaggaagatgaagatgagcGGGAATCAGCCTTTGAGTTGCTGTCAGATTTGTGTGAGAACCTTGACAATGCCAGAg ACCTGATGGTTCTGGGAGGCCTGGATGTGTGCGTGTCCAAATATTTGTGTCATGCCCAAAGTAGGCTGAGGCGGAGCGCTGCTCAGCTGATCGCTACCTGTGCCCAGAACATGCCACAAGTGCAGGATCACTTGCTAAAGATGAGCACTTTACCAAAGCTTCTACAGCTGACAGACTCAGACCCCCATCCCACAGTCAGAGTCAAAGCCCTTTATGCAGTCTCAT GTCTGGTCCGAGAGAAGGACACGGGAATGGAGGCCTTTTTGTCCCATGATGGCTTCTCAGTGCTAATGAGAGGCATGCAGTCAGAACATGAGAAGCTCCAGACCAAGTCGGCGTTCCTTCTGTTCAACCTGCTGACGTCACATCCTGAACAAAAAG ACACAGTGGTCTCCATGGGGATGGTGCAGCAGCTGGTCTCGGTGCTGCGTTGTCCACACTCACCTTTTCATGAGCACGTGCTTGGTGTTCTTTGCTG CCTGGTGGAAGACTGTGTGAAGGGGCTCAAAGATTGTAGGGATCCATCTCTCGGTCTCGAAGAGTTACTGCGACTGCGCGCCAGAGAACTCCAAGGCCAAGAAGAAAGTCAG GAAGAGCTGGAATTCTGTGAACGCTTAAGGGTGGCTTGTTTCCGTGGACACCAGCCCGATGACCATGGGATGGACCGCTGA